In Ailuropoda melanoleuca isolate Jingjing chromosome 11, ASM200744v2, whole genome shotgun sequence, a genomic segment contains:
- the GPR153 gene encoding probable G-protein coupled receptor 153 isoform X2, with amino-acid sequence MSDERRLPGSAVGWLACGGLSLLANAWGILSVGAKQKKWKPLEFLLCTLAATHMLNVAVPIATYAVVQLRRQRPDYEWNEGLCKVFVSTFYTLTLATCFSVTSLSYHRMWMVRWPVNYRLSNAKKQAVHTVMGIWMVSFVLSALPAVGWHDTSERFYAHGCRFIVAEIGLGFGVCFLLLVGGSVAMGVVCTAIALFQTLAVQVGPRAGHRAFTVPTIVVEDAQGKRRSSIDGSEPAKTSLQITGLVATIVIIYDCLMGFPVLVVSFSSLRADASAPWMALCVLWCSVAQALLLPMFLWACDRYRADLKAVWEKCVALMANDEDSDNDTSLDGGVPPDLVLEHSLDYNYGGDFVALDRMAKYELSALEGGLPQFYPLRPLQKDKMQYLQVPPTRRLSHDDAEVWAAVPLPAFLPRWGSGEDLAAVVLPAGPDRRHGSLLAFAEDAPPFRPRRGPRPAVHAHAGPLRTSLSASWGEPGGLRAAGGGGAAGSTSSFLSSPSESSGYVTLHSDSLGSAS; translated from the exons ATGAGTGATGAGCGGCGGCTGCCTGGCAGTGCGGTGGGCTGGCTGGCATGTGGGGGCCTCTCCCTGCTGGCCAACGCCTGGGGCATCCTGAGTGTGGGTGCCAAGCAAAAGAAGTGGAAGCCGCTGGAGTTTCTGCTGTGCACGCTTGCGGCCACCCACATGCTCAACGTAGCGGTGCCCATCGCCACCTACGCCGTGGTGCAGCTGCGGCGGCAGCGCCCCGACTACGAGTGGAACGAAGGCCTCTGCAAGGTCTTTGTCTCCACCTTCTACACCCTCACCCTGGCCACCTGCTTCTCCGTCACCTCCCTCTCCTACCACCGCATGTGGATGGTCCGCTGGCCGGTCAACTACCG GCTGAGCAACGCCAAGAAGCAGGCGGTGCATACGGTCATGGGCATCTGGATGGTGTCCTTCGTCCTGTCCGCCCTGCCTGCCGTCGGCTGGCACGACACGAGCGAGCGCTTCTATGCCCACGGCTGCCGCTTCATCGTGGCTGAGATCGGCCTGGGCTTCGGCGTCTGCTTCCTGCTGCTGGTGGGCGGCAGTGTGGCCATGGGTGTGGTCTGCACAGCCATCGCCCTCTTCCAGACACTGGCTGTGCAGGTGGGGCCGCGGGCCGGACACCGCGCCTTCACCGTGCCCACCATCGTGGTGGAGGACGCGCAGGGCAAGCGCCGCTCCTCCATCGACGGCTCTGAGCCTGCCAAAACCTCGCTGCAGATCACGGGCCTGGTGGCCACCATCGTCATCATCTACGACTGCCTCATGGGCTTCCCCGTGCTG GTGGTGAGCTTCAGCAGTCTTCGGGCGGACGCCTCGGCACCCTGGATGGCGCTGTGTGTGCTGTGGTGCTCGGTAGCCCAGGCCCTCCTGCTGCCCATGTTCCTCTGGGCCTGCGACCGCTACCGCGCTGACCTCAAGGCCGTCTGGGAGAAGTGTGTGGCCCTCATGGCTAACGATGAGGACTCGGACAATG ATACCAGTCTGGACGGTGGCGTTCCCCCGGACCTGGTGCTGGAGCACTCCCTCGACTACAACTATGGAGGTGACTTTGTGGCCCTGGACAGGATGGCAAAGTATGAGCTCTCGGCCTTGGAGGGGGGCCTGCCCCAGTTCTACCCGCTGCGGCCCTTGCAGAAGGACAAGATGCAGTACTTGCAG GTCCCGCCCACGCGACGCCTCTCCCACGACGACGCGGAGGTGTGGGCCGCCGTCCCGCTGCCCGCCTTCCTGCCGCGCTGGGGCTCGGGCGAGGACCTGGCCGCCGTGGTGCTGCCCGCTGGGCCTGACCGACGCCACGGCAGCCTGCTGGCCTTCGCGGAGGACGCGCCCCCGTTCCGCCCGCGCCGCGGGCCGCGCCCGGCCGTGCACGCGCACGCGGGACCCCTGAGGACCAGCCTGAGCGCGTCGTGGGGCGAGCCCGGGGGCCTGCGCgcggcgggcggcggcggcgctgCCGGAAGCACCAGCAGCTTCCTGAGCTCGCCCTCCGAGTCCTCGGGCTACGTCACGCTGCACTCGGACTCGCTGGGCTCCGCGTCCTAG
- the LOC117804344 gene encoding probable G-protein coupled receptor 153 isoform X1, with amino-acid sequence MPPPLSSGGRAAGMREGTLRRAVRAHTGLWLLGVGSQQLLVAGTSTHTRALSCPRAYGPVCRLLLRQAGEGRLAGSCWGGGSCRVPGRAVCPQVVSFSSLRADASAPWMALCVLWCSVAQALLLPMFLWACDRYRADLKAVWEKCVALMANDEDSDNDTSLDGGVPPDLVLEHSLDYNYGGDFVALDRMAKYELSALEGGLPQFYPLRPLQKDKMQYLQEGSPG; translated from the exons atgcccccacctctctcctcagGCGGTCGTGCGGCTGGCATGAGGGAAGGCACTTTGCGAAGGGCTGTCCGTGCACATACGGGGTTATGGCTGCTCGGCGTGGGCAGCCAGCAGCTCTTGGTGGCAGGGACTTCGACTCACACTCGGGCTCTTTCCTGCCCAAGAGCCTATGGCCCTGTCTGTCGCCTCCTCCTCCGGCAGGCGGGAGAAGGGAGGCTGGCGGggagctgctggggtggggggtcctgCCGGGTGCCAGGCCGAGCCGTGTGCCCGCAGGTGGTGAGCTTCAGCAGTCTTCGGGCGGACGCCTCGGCACCCTGGATGGCGCTGTGTGTGCTGTGGTGCTCGGTAGCCCAGGCCCTCCTGCTGCCCATGTTCCTCTGGGCCTGCGACCGCTACCGCGCTGACCTCAAGGCCGTCTGGGAGAAGTGTGTGGCCCTCATGGCTAACGATGAGGACTCGGACAATG ATACCAGTCTGGACGGTGGCGTTCCCCCGGACCTGGTGCTGGAGCACTCCCTCGACTACAACTATGGAGGTGACTTTGTGGCCCTGGACAGGATGGCAAAGTATGAGCTCTCGGCCTTGGAGGGGGGCCTGCCCCAGTTCTACCCGCTGCGGCCCTTGCAGAAGGACAAGATGCAGTACTTGCAG GAGGGCAGCCCGGGTTAA
- the LOC117804344 gene encoding probable G-protein coupled receptor 153 isoform X2, protein MPPPLSSGGRAAGMREGTLRRAVRAHTGLWLLGVGSQQLLVAGTSTHTRALSCPRAYGPVCRLLLRQAGEGRLAGSCWGGGSCRVPGRAVCPQVVSFSSLRADASAPWMALCVLWCSVAQALLLPMFLWACDRYRADLKAVWEKCVALMANDEDSDNDTSLDGGVPPDLVLEHSLDYNYGGDFVALDRMAKYELSALEGGLPQFYPLRPLQKDKMQYLQALPL, encoded by the exons atgcccccacctctctcctcagGCGGTCGTGCGGCTGGCATGAGGGAAGGCACTTTGCGAAGGGCTGTCCGTGCACATACGGGGTTATGGCTGCTCGGCGTGGGCAGCCAGCAGCTCTTGGTGGCAGGGACTTCGACTCACACTCGGGCTCTTTCCTGCCCAAGAGCCTATGGCCCTGTCTGTCGCCTCCTCCTCCGGCAGGCGGGAGAAGGGAGGCTGGCGGggagctgctggggtggggggtcctgCCGGGTGCCAGGCCGAGCCGTGTGCCCGCAGGTGGTGAGCTTCAGCAGTCTTCGGGCGGACGCCTCGGCACCCTGGATGGCGCTGTGTGTGCTGTGGTGCTCGGTAGCCCAGGCCCTCCTGCTGCCCATGTTCCTCTGGGCCTGCGACCGCTACCGCGCTGACCTCAAGGCCGTCTGGGAGAAGTGTGTGGCCCTCATGGCTAACGATGAGGACTCGGACAATG ATACCAGTCTGGACGGTGGCGTTCCCCCGGACCTGGTGCTGGAGCACTCCCTCGACTACAACTATGGAGGTGACTTTGTGGCCCTGGACAGGATGGCAAAGTATGAGCTCTCGGCCTTGGAGGGGGGCCTGCCCCAGTTCTACCCGCTGCGGCCCTTGCAGAAGGACAAGATGCAGTACTTGCAG GCCTTGCCTCTCTGA
- the GPR153 gene encoding probable G-protein coupled receptor 153 isoform X1, protein MSDERRLPGSAVGWLACGGLSLLANAWGILSVGAKQKKWKPLEFLLCTLAATHMLNVAVPIATYAVVQLRRQRPDYEWNEGLCKVFVSTFYTLTLATCFSVTSLSYHRMWMVRWPVNYRLSNAKKQAVHTVMGIWMVSFVLSALPAVGWHDTSERFYAHGCRFIVAEIGLGFGVCFLLLVGGSVAMGVVCTAIALFQTLAVQVGPRAGHRAFTVPTIVVEDAQGKRRSSIDGSEPAKTSLQITGLVATIVIIYDCLMGFPVLVVSFSSLRADASAPWMALCVLWCSVAQALLLPMFLWACDRYRADLKAVWEKCVALMANDEDSDNDTSLDGGVPPDLVLEHSLDYNYGGDFVALDRMAKYELSALEGGLPQFYPLRPLQKDKMQYLQEGSPG, encoded by the exons ATGAGTGATGAGCGGCGGCTGCCTGGCAGTGCGGTGGGCTGGCTGGCATGTGGGGGCCTCTCCCTGCTGGCCAACGCCTGGGGCATCCTGAGTGTGGGTGCCAAGCAAAAGAAGTGGAAGCCGCTGGAGTTTCTGCTGTGCACGCTTGCGGCCACCCACATGCTCAACGTAGCGGTGCCCATCGCCACCTACGCCGTGGTGCAGCTGCGGCGGCAGCGCCCCGACTACGAGTGGAACGAAGGCCTCTGCAAGGTCTTTGTCTCCACCTTCTACACCCTCACCCTGGCCACCTGCTTCTCCGTCACCTCCCTCTCCTACCACCGCATGTGGATGGTCCGCTGGCCGGTCAACTACCG GCTGAGCAACGCCAAGAAGCAGGCGGTGCATACGGTCATGGGCATCTGGATGGTGTCCTTCGTCCTGTCCGCCCTGCCTGCCGTCGGCTGGCACGACACGAGCGAGCGCTTCTATGCCCACGGCTGCCGCTTCATCGTGGCTGAGATCGGCCTGGGCTTCGGCGTCTGCTTCCTGCTGCTGGTGGGCGGCAGTGTGGCCATGGGTGTGGTCTGCACAGCCATCGCCCTCTTCCAGACACTGGCTGTGCAGGTGGGGCCGCGGGCCGGACACCGCGCCTTCACCGTGCCCACCATCGTGGTGGAGGACGCGCAGGGCAAGCGCCGCTCCTCCATCGACGGCTCTGAGCCTGCCAAAACCTCGCTGCAGATCACGGGCCTGGTGGCCACCATCGTCATCATCTACGACTGCCTCATGGGCTTCCCCGTGCTG GTGGTGAGCTTCAGCAGTCTTCGGGCGGACGCCTCGGCACCCTGGATGGCGCTGTGTGTGCTGTGGTGCTCGGTAGCCCAGGCCCTCCTGCTGCCCATGTTCCTCTGGGCCTGCGACCGCTACCGCGCTGACCTCAAGGCCGTCTGGGAGAAGTGTGTGGCCCTCATGGCTAACGATGAGGACTCGGACAATG ATACCAGTCTGGACGGTGGCGTTCCCCCGGACCTGGTGCTGGAGCACTCCCTCGACTACAACTATGGAGGTGACTTTGTGGCCCTGGACAGGATGGCAAAGTATGAGCTCTCGGCCTTGGAGGGGGGCCTGCCCCAGTTCTACCCGCTGCGGCCCTTGCAGAAGGACAAGATGCAGTACTTGCAG GAGGGCAGCCCGGGTTAA